One Mycobacteriales bacterium DNA window includes the following coding sequences:
- the sucD gene encoding succinate--CoA ligase subunit alpha — MAIFLTADSKVIVQGITGSEGTKHTRRMVASGTNVVGGVNPKKAGSDVDGIPVFATVAEAMAATGADVTVVFVPPAFAKAAVIEAIDAGIGLAVVITEGIPVQDSAYFWQYNVDKGKATRIIGPNCPGLISPGASNAGIIPATIAPTPGKIGLVSKSGTLTYQMMFELREYGFTTAVGIGGDPVIGTTHIDCLEAFQNDPETVAIVMIGEIGGDAEERAADYIKAHVTKPVVGYVAGFTAPEGKTMGHAGAIVSGSSGTAQAKKEALEAAGVKVGKTPSETAELMREIMRNL; from the coding sequence ATGGCCATCTTCTTGACCGCGGACAGCAAGGTCATCGTCCAGGGCATCACCGGCTCGGAGGGCACCAAGCACACCCGCCGGATGGTCGCCTCGGGCACCAACGTCGTCGGTGGCGTCAACCCGAAGAAGGCCGGCAGCGACGTCGACGGCATCCCCGTCTTCGCCACCGTCGCCGAGGCGATGGCAGCCACTGGCGCCGACGTCACCGTCGTCTTCGTGCCGCCGGCCTTCGCCAAGGCCGCTGTCATCGAGGCGATCGACGCGGGCATCGGCCTGGCCGTCGTCATCACCGAGGGCATCCCGGTGCAGGACTCGGCGTACTTCTGGCAGTACAACGTCGACAAGGGCAAGGCGACCCGCATCATCGGGCCGAACTGCCCCGGCCTGATCAGCCCCGGAGCGTCCAACGCGGGCATCATCCCGGCCACGATCGCGCCCACCCCGGGCAAGATCGGCCTGGTCTCGAAGTCTGGGACGCTGACCTACCAGATGATGTTCGAGCTGCGGGAGTACGGCTTCACCACGGCCGTCGGCATCGGTGGCGACCCGGTCATCGGCACCACCCACATCGACTGCCTCGAGGCGTTCCAGAACGACCCCGAGACGGTCGCGATCGTGATGATCGGCGAGATCGGCGGCGACGCCGAGGAGCGCGCGGCCGACTACATCAAGGCCCACGTGACCAAGCCGGTCGTCGGCTACGTCGCAGGCTTCACCGCCCCTGAGGGCAAGACCATGGGCCACGCCGGCGCCATCGTCTCCGGCTCCTCGGGCACCGCTCAGGCGAAGAAGGAGGCCCTCGAGGCCGCCGGCGTCAAGGTCGGCAAGACGCCGTCCGAGACCGCTGAGCTGATGCGAGAGATCATGCGCAACCTCTGA
- the sucC gene encoding ADP-forming succinate--CoA ligase subunit beta, producing the protein MDLMEYQAKELFAKHGVPVFAGETVDNPADARAAAERIGKAVMVKAQVKAGGRGKAGGVKYCPTADEAEARATDILKLVIKDLPVLKVLVTEASDIDKEYYVSFLLDRANRTYLAMASIEGGMEIEELAVERPEALAKVPVDAIVGVDAAKAAEIADAAGFPADVRDQVIEVLQKLWVVFVEEEATLVEVNPLVRTPEGQILALDGKVTLDGNAEFRHSDVFTTYADVVADDDLEGRAKAKDLNYVKLDGQVGIIGNGAGLVMSTLDVVAYAGEAHGGVKPANFLDIGGGASAQVMADGLEIILSDKDVRSVFVNVFGGITSCDAVADGIVQALAMLGDGASKPLVVRLDGNNVEEGRRILAEAAHPLVTVVDTMDGAADKAAELANGSAA; encoded by the coding sequence GTGGACCTCATGGAGTACCAGGCGAAGGAGCTCTTCGCCAAGCACGGTGTGCCGGTGTTCGCCGGCGAGACCGTCGACAACCCGGCTGACGCCCGCGCGGCTGCCGAGCGCATCGGCAAGGCCGTCATGGTCAAGGCGCAGGTGAAGGCCGGCGGCCGCGGGAAGGCCGGTGGCGTGAAGTACTGCCCCACGGCCGACGAGGCGGAGGCGCGCGCCACCGACATCCTCAAGCTGGTCATCAAGGACCTGCCCGTCCTCAAGGTCCTCGTGACCGAGGCGTCGGACATCGACAAGGAGTACTACGTCTCCTTCCTGCTCGACCGCGCCAACCGCACCTACCTCGCGATGGCGTCGATCGAGGGCGGCATGGAGATCGAGGAGCTCGCGGTCGAGCGCCCCGAGGCCCTCGCGAAGGTCCCGGTCGACGCGATCGTCGGCGTCGACGCGGCGAAGGCAGCCGAGATCGCCGACGCCGCCGGCTTCCCCGCCGACGTCCGCGACCAGGTCATCGAGGTCCTGCAGAAGCTCTGGGTCGTCTTCGTCGAGGAGGAGGCCACGCTCGTCGAGGTCAACCCGCTCGTCCGCACCCCCGAGGGTCAGATCCTCGCGCTCGACGGCAAGGTCACCCTCGACGGCAACGCGGAGTTCCGCCACAGCGACGTCTTCACGACCTACGCCGACGTCGTCGCCGACGACGACCTCGAGGGCCGGGCCAAGGCCAAGGACCTCAACTACGTCAAGCTCGACGGCCAGGTCGGCATCATCGGCAACGGCGCGGGGCTCGTCATGAGCACCCTCGACGTCGTCGCCTACGCCGGTGAGGCGCACGGTGGCGTCAAGCCCGCCAACTTCCTCGACATCGGCGGCGGCGCCTCGGCGCAGGTCATGGCCGACGGCCTCGAGATCATCCTGTCCGACAAGGACGTCCGGTCGGTCTTCGTCAACGTCTTCGGCGGGATCACCTCCTGCGACGCGGTCGCCGACGGCATCGTGCAGGCCCTCGCCATGCTCGGTGACGGCGCGAGCAAGCCCCTCGTCGTACGCCTGGACGGCAACAACGTGGAGGAAGGGCGCCGCATCCTCGCGGAGGCTGCCCACCCCCTCGTGACGGTCGTCGACACCATGGACGGGGCGGCCGACAAGGCCGCCGAGCTCGCCAACGGGAGCGCTGCGTAA